A genomic window from Methanobacterium sp. BRmetb2 includes:
- a CDS encoding ATPase — protein sequence MIKTDISAEPGKQEIVITREFEAPRELLFKAFTDPELYVQWIGPRDLTMTLEIFEPEDGGSWRYIQKDPGGNEFAFHGVNHEITAPERIIGTFEFDGLPEKGHVILEKSTFESLPGNRTKLTSISIFFAVEDRDGMLLSGMEEGINDSYNRLDELLDEMQK from the coding sequence ATGATAAAAACTGATATTAGTGCGGAACCAGGAAAACAAGAGATTGTCATTACAAGGGAGTTTGAGGCGCCACGTGAGCTTCTATTTAAAGCGTTCACAGATCCGGAACTTTATGTACAGTGGATAGGACCACGAGATCTTACAATGACATTGGAAATATTTGAACCTGAAGACGGTGGATCATGGAGGTACATCCAAAAGGATCCCGGTGGTAATGAATTTGCATTTCACGGAGTCAATCACGAAATTACAGCTCCAGAGAGAATTATTGGGACATTTGAGTTTGATGGACTTCCAGAAAAAGGACACGTCATTCTGGAAAAATCGACATTTGAATCATTGCCCGGTAATAGAACAAAGTTAACGTCTATATCCATCTTTTTTGCAGTGGAAGATCGTGATGGGATGCTCCTATCTGGTATGGAGGAAGGAATTAATGATTCATATAATCGTCTCGATGAACTATTAGACGAGATGCAAAAATAG
- a CDS encoding MFS transporter: protein MAEKLLNQYEKPGRQHYKILGLSWAGWVFDFYDLILFTFLIIPIGAELGISHLQLSYALGLSLAATAAGGVVFGVLSDRIGRKKILQLTIIVYSLGTFLCGFAFNLESLIIFRIITGLGVGGEWATGQTFIGETFPAKYRGRYTSFMQSGAPLGILLASVVGGFLLPNIGWRYCFMISVLPALMVIFVRRGLPESDVWLQESKKKTIKTVKKIKYSSSKFLTLFTKKYRKTFLLALVLSIFGLSTYWFTYSWLPDYLYMERGFSLTKSAEWIIVTQLGGLLGYLSFGYVADRLGRRPAFTIYTFIMALGLVMITICWNCLIGDPQLILFFMFLVGFGTGFFGGFGALYSEIFPTTIRNTASGTAFNVGRGVQFFTPVLIILIAQVYDLGAGIFLAAIFAVATGLWIWMFPETRGTDLMEIET, encoded by the coding sequence ATGGCTGAAAAACTATTAAATCAATATGAAAAACCCGGAAGACAACATTACAAGATTCTGGGCTTGAGTTGGGCAGGATGGGTTTTTGATTTTTATGATCTTATTCTTTTCACTTTTCTTATTATACCTATTGGGGCAGAACTTGGAATATCTCATCTGCAGCTGTCATATGCACTGGGCTTGTCTTTAGCTGCCACTGCTGCGGGTGGAGTTGTATTCGGCGTGTTATCTGATCGAATTGGTCGTAAAAAAATACTTCAGTTGACTATAATAGTTTACAGTTTAGGAACTTTTCTGTGTGGTTTCGCATTTAATCTGGAATCCTTGATCATATTTAGGATCATAACTGGTCTGGGAGTTGGTGGTGAATGGGCCACTGGACAGACCTTTATCGGCGAAACATTTCCTGCAAAATATAGAGGCCGTTACACATCATTTATGCAGAGCGGAGCACCTTTGGGAATTTTACTGGCATCAGTTGTAGGAGGATTTCTCTTACCCAATATTGGTTGGAGGTACTGTTTCATGATATCTGTGCTGCCGGCATTGATGGTAATTTTTGTGCGAAGAGGACTTCCAGAATCAGATGTTTGGCTTCAAGAATCCAAGAAAAAGACCATAAAAACTGTTAAAAAGATTAAATATTCCAGTTCTAAATTTTTAACCCTTTTTACTAAAAAATATCGGAAAACATTTTTGCTAGCCTTAGTATTATCTATTTTTGGTCTATCCACTTACTGGTTCACATATTCATGGCTTCCCGATTATCTTTACATGGAAAGAGGTTTTTCTCTTACTAAATCTGCAGAATGGATTATTGTAACTCAGCTAGGAGGTCTTTTGGGTTATCTCTCCTTTGGATATGTGGCTGATCGTCTGGGCCGTCGCCCAGCTTTTACTATCTACACATTTATAATGGCACTGGGACTGGTTATGATCACCATCTGTTGGAATTGTCTTATAGGGGATCCTCAGCTAATACTATTTTTCATGTTCCTGGTCGGTTTTGGAACTGGGTTTTTTGGGGGGTTCGGTGCCTTGTACTCTGAAATATTTCCCACCACAATTAGAAACACTGCCAGTGGAACAGCATTCAACGTGGGTAGAGGTGTACAGTTTTTCACCCCGGTACTAATTATTTTAATAGCCCAGGTCTATGATTTAGGAGCAGGAATATTTTTAGCAGCAATATTTGCTGTAGCCACTGGATTGTGGATTTGGATGTTTCCTGAAACCAGGGGAACAGATTTAATGGAAATTGAAACTTAA